The following proteins come from a genomic window of Pseudomonas sp. WJP1:
- a CDS encoding ATP-binding cassette domain-containing protein yields the protein MIEVDRLHKRFGNIEVLKGVSLTAREGEVISLIGASGSGKSTLLRCINMLEVPDQGRILVDGESIHLNHTRPGAPLVADAKQLVRIRSSLGMVFQNFNLWPHRTVLENLIEAPTQVLRESRAEATERAEALLERVGLAAKRNEYPAFLSGGQQQRVAIARALAMRPKVMLFDEPTSALDPELVGEVLRVIRSLAEEGRTMILVTHEMAFARDVSSKVAFLHQGLIEETGSPDEVFVHPRSERCRQFVNAHQTR from the coding sequence ATGATCGAAGTCGATCGCCTGCACAAACGCTTCGGCAACATCGAGGTGCTCAAGGGTGTGTCCCTGACGGCGCGCGAGGGCGAGGTGATCTCGCTGATCGGCGCCAGCGGCTCGGGCAAAAGCACCTTGCTGCGCTGCATCAACATGCTCGAAGTCCCGGACCAGGGGCGCATCCTGGTGGATGGCGAAAGCATTCACCTGAACCACACCCGCCCCGGCGCGCCACTGGTGGCAGACGCCAAACAATTGGTACGCATCCGCTCCAGCCTGGGCATGGTGTTCCAGAACTTCAACCTCTGGCCCCATCGCACGGTGCTGGAAAACCTCATCGAAGCGCCGACCCAGGTCCTGCGTGAAAGCCGGGCGGAGGCGACCGAGCGCGCCGAAGCCTTGCTTGAACGCGTGGGGCTGGCGGCCAAGCGCAACGAGTACCCGGCGTTTCTCTCCGGGGGACAGCAGCAACGGGTGGCCATCGCCCGGGCCCTGGCCATGCGGCCCAAGGTCATGCTGTTCGATGAACCCACCTCGGCACTCGACCCGGAACTGGTCGGGGAAGTGCTGCGGGTGATCCGCTCCCTGGCCGAGGAGGGCCGGACCATGATCCTGGTGACCCATGAAATGGCCTTCGCCCGCGATGTCTCTTCCAAAGTCGCGTTTTTGCATCAAGGGCTGATCGAGGAAACAGGGTCGCCCGACGAAGTGTTCGTACACCCACGCAGCGAGCGTTGCCGGCAATTCGTCAACGCTCATCAAACTCGCTAA
- a CDS encoding efflux transporter outer membrane subunit yields MQSGTSTRMRRHRLLLMGAVVLGGCVRLGPDFQPPGETWVDHWNTPALEQASQRQQYPDIRQWWQIFADPVLDRLIAESDAHNSSLKIAGLRVMEARAQLGIAQSGRYPQLQQIAADSVYINRHQSGGNNPVDSHFWQHSAGFDVGWELDFWGRFSRAIEAADASYFAAEANYDDVLVLLRAQVADSYFFLRTTEARLRVANENARQQHRNFEITERLFKSGQTAELDLQQAKTQYLGTLSTLPVLEDQLYRTRNALAVLIGQPPGALPLVADNSELIPLVDRAVLQDVPANLLLRRPDVRAAEFNVAAQSALIGVAETDFYPALTLLGSIVWSTDTLSGTSRSLDLIGGPSLRWNVFDYGRISNNVRVQDARLQQLIEAYRDKVRQAAREADDAANGLTRALQRERILREAEKAAQRSLALANTLYREGYSDFQRVLDAQRALLELQDSYLLSRGDAVSNVIALYKALGGGWYSAQPKVDRATRQQMEQRTDWGDLLTEPPAEQPASPLPNQVKP; encoded by the coding sequence ATGCAATCAGGTACATCCACGCGGATGCGGCGCCACCGGCTGCTGCTGATGGGCGCAGTGGTCCTCGGCGGTTGCGTACGGCTGGGGCCGGACTTCCAGCCGCCGGGCGAAACCTGGGTCGATCACTGGAACACCCCGGCCCTTGAGCAGGCCAGCCAGCGCCAGCAGTACCCGGACATCCGCCAGTGGTGGCAGATCTTCGCCGACCCGGTGCTCGACCGCTTGATCGCCGAATCGGATGCGCACAATTCCAGCCTCAAGATCGCCGGCTTGCGCGTGATGGAGGCCCGGGCGCAATTGGGCATCGCGCAAAGCGGGCGTTACCCGCAACTGCAACAAATCGCCGCTGACAGCGTCTACATCAACCGCCACCAATCCGGCGGCAACAACCCGGTGGACAGCCATTTCTGGCAACACAGTGCCGGGTTCGACGTGGGCTGGGAACTGGATTTCTGGGGACGCTTCAGCCGCGCCATCGAGGCCGCCGATGCCAGCTACTTCGCGGCCGAGGCCAACTATGACGACGTGCTGGTCCTGTTGCGGGCGCAGGTGGCCGACTCTTATTTTTTCCTGCGCACCACCGAGGCGCGTTTGCGTGTCGCCAACGAAAACGCCCGCCAGCAGCACCGCAATTTCGAAATCACCGAAAGGCTGTTCAAGAGCGGCCAGACCGCCGAACTCGACCTGCAACAAGCCAAGACCCAGTACCTGGGCACGTTGAGTACCCTCCCCGTCCTGGAAGATCAGCTTTATCGCACCCGCAATGCCTTGGCCGTGTTGATCGGCCAACCACCCGGTGCGCTGCCACTGGTGGCCGACAACAGCGAGTTGATCCCGCTGGTCGATCGCGCCGTGTTGCAGGATGTCCCGGCCAACCTGCTGCTGCGCCGGCCCGATGTGCGGGCGGCCGAATTCAACGTTGCGGCACAGTCGGCGCTGATCGGCGTCGCCGAAACCGATTTCTACCCGGCCCTGACGCTGCTGGGCAGCATCGTCTGGTCGACAGATACCTTGAGCGGAACGTCGCGCAGCCTCGACCTGATTGGCGGCCCCAGCCTGCGCTGGAACGTGTTCGACTACGGCCGCATCAGCAACAACGTGCGCGTGCAGGATGCGCGCTTGCAGCAGTTGATCGAAGCCTATCGCGACAAGGTGCGCCAGGCCGCGCGCGAGGCGGATGACGCCGCCAACGGCCTGACCCGCGCCCTGCAACGCGAACGCATCCTGCGCGAGGCGGAAAAAGCCGCGCAACGCTCACTGGCCTTGGCCAACACGCTCTACCGCGAAGGTTACTCGGACTTCCAGCGGGTGCTGGACGCCCAGCGGGCGCTGCTCGAACTGCAGGACAGCTACCTGCTCAGCCGTGGCGATGCGGTGAGCAATGTGATTGCCCTGTACAAGGCGTTGGGCGGCGGTTGGTACAGCGCCCAGCCCAAGGTCGATCGCGCCACGCGCCAGCAGATGGAACAACGCACCGACTGGGGCGACTTGCTTACCGAGCCCCCGGCTGAGCAGCCCGCCTCCCCTTTGCCCAATCAGGTGAAACCATGA
- a CDS encoding HlyD family secretion protein gives MTEAAPSPQPAPPAADPTKKGIKWVLLLIVLSLAWYLLADRFTPYTQQARVGAFVIPVAAEVAGRVIRVNVRNNQDVKAGEVIFEIDPQPYQIAVDRARADLESTRRQIGASTAGIASAQASLRAAQANELKARQDNQRLEGLYREDPGTISVRLLEVSRANREAAVSQVAAARAEVQRAREQEGGSEEDNALLRSAATALSKAELDLSNTQVRARSAGLITDLRTDVGQFAAAGNPVMTLIAIHDVWISADMTENNLALVKPETPVSIALDALPGEVFQGRVRSIGYGVSVGQPTAPGSLPTVQNSRDWLRPAQRFPVVIEFSPESLTLLKDNRAIRSGGQAEVMAFPAEGNVLNPLGRLFLWLMSWLSYAY, from the coding sequence ATGACTGAAGCCGCGCCCTCCCCCCAGCCCGCGCCGCCTGCCGCCGACCCGACGAAAAAAGGCATCAAGTGGGTCTTGCTGCTGATCGTCCTGAGCCTGGCCTGGTACCTGCTGGCTGACCGCTTCACCCCTTATACCCAGCAGGCGCGGGTGGGTGCGTTTGTGATTCCGGTGGCGGCGGAAGTCGCCGGCCGGGTGATTCGCGTCAACGTGCGCAACAACCAGGATGTGAAGGCCGGCGAGGTGATTTTCGAGATCGACCCGCAGCCCTACCAGATCGCCGTGGATCGGGCGCGTGCCGACCTTGAATCGACCCGCCGGCAGATCGGCGCCAGCACCGCCGGCATCGCCTCGGCGCAAGCCAGTCTACGCGCGGCCCAGGCCAACGAACTCAAGGCGCGGCAGGACAATCAGCGCCTCGAGGGCTTGTACCGTGAAGACCCCGGAACCATTTCCGTGCGCCTGCTGGAGGTGTCCCGCGCCAACCGCGAGGCGGCAGTCAGCCAGGTCGCCGCGGCCCGCGCCGAAGTGCAGCGCGCCCGTGAGCAGGAAGGCGGCAGCGAGGAAGACAACGCCCTGTTGCGCAGCGCCGCCACCGCCCTGTCGAAAGCCGAACTGGACCTTTCCAACACACAGGTTCGCGCCCGTTCGGCCGGCTTGATCACCGACCTGCGCACCGATGTCGGCCAATTCGCCGCGGCCGGCAACCCGGTGATGACCCTGATTGCGATCCACGATGTCTGGATCAGCGCCGACATGACCGAGAACAACCTCGCGCTGGTCAAGCCCGAAACCCCGGTGTCGATTGCCCTCGACGCGCTGCCCGGCGAAGTGTTCCAGGGCCGCGTGCGCAGCATCGGCTACGGCGTCAGCGTCGGCCAGCCGACCGCGCCCGGCAGCCTGCCCACGGTGCAGAACAGCCGTGACTGGCTGCGCCCGGCCCAGCGTTTTCCGGTGGTCATCGAGTTTTCTCCCGAGTCGCTGACCCTGCTCAAGGACAACCGCGCCATCCGTTCCGGTGGCCAGGCCGAAGTCATGGCCTTCCCTGCCGAAGGCAACGTGCTCAACCCGCTGGGCCGCTTGTTCCTGTGGCTGATGAGCTGGCTGTCGTATGCCTACTAA
- a CDS encoding DUF2955 domain-containing protein, giving the protein MPTKRSPRVQRALRLACGTALCLAASFGLAMPIPFLAPVLGALLLVSLNRPLPFKATLVLALTAMLTTGIGLLLIPLLRYYAFSGVLLIGLGLLMVFRFGQRGGNNLVVTFLVIGLTMIPAAGVADFGLAATVIKALTSGLLLAVMIGWLSHWLFPEPDNAPTPPPAPAQSAADVDRVALRATLIVIPTFLLALIDPASYLPIVLKAVSLGQQSSSTNARDAARELIGSTLLGGLLAILFWSALTVFVHLWMFFLWMLLFALILARKLYGLSPGRLSPGFWLNSLITLIILLGQSVQDSQAGKDVYTAFAVRMGLFIAVTLYACLMVYLLDQREKSSLKPIP; this is encoded by the coding sequence ATGCCTACTAAGCGCTCGCCGAGGGTACAGCGCGCATTGCGCCTGGCCTGTGGCACGGCGCTGTGCCTGGCCGCGAGTTTCGGCCTGGCGATGCCGATCCCCTTCCTCGCGCCGGTGCTGGGTGCCTTGCTGCTGGTCAGCCTCAATCGCCCGTTGCCGTTCAAAGCCACCCTGGTGCTGGCGCTGACCGCGATGCTGACCACCGGCATCGGCCTGCTGTTGATCCCGCTCTTGCGTTACTACGCCTTCAGCGGCGTACTGCTGATCGGCCTCGGCCTCCTGATGGTGTTTCGCTTTGGCCAGCGCGGCGGCAACAACCTGGTGGTGACCTTCCTGGTGATCGGCCTGACCATGATCCCGGCGGCCGGGGTCGCCGACTTCGGCCTGGCGGCGACGGTCATCAAGGCGTTGACCAGCGGCTTGCTCCTGGCCGTGATGATCGGCTGGCTGAGTCACTGGCTGTTTCCCGAACCGGACAACGCCCCAACACCCCCGCCCGCCCCGGCCCAGTCGGCAGCAGACGTCGACCGCGTCGCGTTGCGCGCCACCCTGATCGTGATCCCGACCTTCCTGCTGGCACTGATCGACCCCGCCAGCTACCTGCCCATCGTGCTCAAGGCCGTGAGCCTGGGACAACAGAGTTCCAGCACCAACGCCCGCGACGCCGCCCGCGAACTGATTGGCTCGACCTTGCTCGGCGGCCTGTTGGCGATACTGTTCTGGAGCGCACTGACGGTCTTCGTGCACCTTTGGATGTTCTTCCTGTGGATGCTGCTGTTCGCCCTGATCCTGGCGCGCAAGCTCTATGGCCTGAGCCCGGGGCGGTTGAGCCCTGGTTTCTGGCTCAACAGCCTGATCACCCTGATCATCCTGCTGGGCCAGTCGGTGCAGGACAGCCAGGCCGGCAAGGACGTCTACACCGCCTTCGCGGTGCGCATGGGGCTGTTCATTGCGGTGACGTTGTATGCGTGCCTGATGGTGTATTTGCTGGATCAGCGGGAAAAGAGCAGCCTTAAGCCGATTCCGTAG
- a CDS encoding YMGG-like glycine zipper-containing protein: MKRLSPIGLCVALSFCSAQGWAQTVVPLKGQTSQQTQLDINECNSIAASSTSTTSTPSGGRLKGAAVGAAAGAAGAQVRGRQHDEFYDRVDDDTKQDYRQNRAKETAAAGAVVGGSRQRQERRAQEKTNAATTSTAYTSCLQGKGYQVNP; this comes from the coding sequence ATGAAAAGGTTGTCACCCATCGGCCTGTGCGTCGCACTGTCATTTTGCAGTGCCCAGGGATGGGCCCAGACGGTAGTACCGCTGAAGGGCCAGACTTCGCAACAGACTCAACTGGACATCAACGAATGCAACAGCATTGCCGCCAGTAGCACCTCAACCACGTCCACGCCCTCTGGCGGACGGCTCAAGGGCGCCGCAGTAGGCGCGGCAGCCGGTGCGGCCGGGGCCCAGGTACGCGGCCGCCAGCATGACGAGTTCTATGATCGTGTCGATGACGATACCAAGCAGGACTATCGGCAGAACCGCGCCAAGGAAACCGCGGCGGCGGGCGCCGTGGTCGGCGGTTCGCGTCAGCGTCAGGAACGTCGGGCGCAGGAGAAAACCAACGCAGCGACCACTTCGACGGCGTATACCAGTTGCTTGCAGGGGAAGGGGTATCAGGTTAATCCGTGA
- a CDS encoding RHS repeat-associated core domain-containing protein — protein MTNPQQPWLIRYNYDPLDRLTSHARSDTPERHRFYCKSRLTTEIQGAIGHSIVQYSDFLLAQQQRQHDVHGTTLLATDLQRSVVNTLKKNTERQAIAYSPYGHRLAESGLTSLLGFNGERPDPVTGHYLLGNGYRAFNSALMRFNSPDSLSPFGKGGFNSYAYCNGDPVNFSDPTGHIPKIIRNFLQRAANKKINKEIDDLISKFNDHRRTYKEAIYNKKIQEQIELVKERHPEIFQIKNPDPLESFVRWRAEHIKVFDPSRDVINPNIIRNVFLEELKQKNLISSNLFMNKLHDRILHTTKRLAYEKNPSPIFKHAKETISKLVKIADQKDSSAIPFNEVIKNAREKIRSS, from the coding sequence ATGACAAACCCGCAGCAACCCTGGCTCATCCGCTATAACTACGATCCGCTGGATCGACTGACCAGCCACGCTCGGTCAGATACCCCGGAACGTCATCGCTTTTACTGCAAAAGCCGACTGACCACCGAGATTCAGGGCGCAATCGGGCACTCCATCGTCCAGTACAGTGACTTTCTTCTGGCACAGCAACAGCGCCAACACGATGTGCACGGCACCACCTTACTGGCGACTGACTTGCAACGTTCGGTAGTGAACACACTCAAGAAAAACACCGAGCGACAAGCTATCGCCTACTCCCCATACGGGCACCGCCTTGCCGAAAGCGGGTTGACCAGCCTGTTGGGCTTCAACGGGGAACGGCCGGATCCGGTGACTGGGCATTATTTGTTGGGCAATGGTTATCGGGCATTTAATTCAGCGTTGATGCGGTTTAATAGCCCAGACAGTTTGAGTCCGTTTGGGAAGGGTGGATTTAATTCGTATGCGTACTGCAACGGTGATCCGGTTAACTTCAGCGATCCTACCGGACATATCCCAAAAATTATCCGAAATTTTTTACAGCGCGCCGCCAACAAAAAAATCAACAAAGAAATTGATGATTTAATTTCAAAATTTAATGATCACCGCCGCACTTACAAAGAAGCAATCTACAACAAAAAAATCCAAGAGCAAATCGAATTAGTTAAAGAAAGACACCCGGAAATATTTCAAATTAAGAATCCAGACCCACTCGAAAGCTTCGTACGCTGGAGGGCCGAACACATTAAAGTATTCGACCCAAGTCGTGACGTAATAAATCCAAATATCATTCGAAACGTGTTTCTTGAAGAGCTAAAGCAAAAAAACCTAATATCTAGTAATCTTTTCATGAACAAACTTCATGATCGCATTCTTCATACTACAAAACGCCTAGCGTACGAAAAAAACCCATCACCTATATTTAAGCATGCCAAAGAAACCATTTCCAAATTAGTAAAGATCGCAGACCAGAAAGACAGTTCCGCCATTCCATTCAATGAAGTTATTAAAAATGCCAGGGAAAAGATTCGAAGCTCTTAA
- a CDS encoding Rieske (2Fe-2S) protein, with amino-acid sequence MTLITLCERQDITDGGALGLPQHQHLHPAGLVAVRQGEQVWVYINRCPHFSVPLDYRPQEFCTYRGKVLMCAHHSAMFRFEDGHCIDGPCKGARLEPVPVRWVDNRLVMEVGEEG; translated from the coding sequence ATGACCCTCATCACCTTGTGCGAACGCCAGGACATCACCGACGGCGGCGCCCTCGGCCTGCCGCAGCACCAGCACCTGCATCCCGCCGGCCTCGTCGCAGTGCGCCAGGGCGAGCAGGTGTGGGTGTACATCAACCGCTGCCCGCATTTTTCCGTACCACTGGACTATCGTCCGCAGGAATTCTGCACCTATCGCGGCAAGGTGCTGATGTGCGCGCATCACAGTGCGATGTTTCGTTTTGAAGACGGGCACTGCATCGACGGGCCGTGCAAGGGCGCGAGGCTGGAACCTGTGCCGGTGCGCTGGGTGGATAACCGTCTAGTCATGGAGGTGGGTGAGGAGGGCTGA
- a CDS encoding YciI family protein yields MGQFFAVFATDHPDRLALRQRLRPSHQAHLRATDAHRVVVRLGGPTLDDACTAMNGTLLVIEAGSLAEVEAFIQDDPYVQAGLFASIQIRPWNWSLGNPELRG; encoded by the coding sequence ATGGGCCAGTTCTTTGCGGTATTCGCCACCGACCACCCGGATCGCCTGGCCTTGCGCCAGCGCTTGCGGCCCAGTCACCAAGCGCATTTGCGGGCGACCGATGCGCACCGGGTGGTCGTGCGCCTGGGAGGCCCGACCCTCGATGATGCCTGCACCGCGATGAATGGCACACTGCTGGTGATCGAAGCCGGCAGCCTGGCTGAGGTAGAAGCGTTCATCCAGGACGATCCCTATGTTCAGGCCGGGTTGTTTGCGAGCATCCAGATTCGCCCCTGGAACTGGAGCCTCGGCAACCCGGAACTGCGGGGCTGA
- a CDS encoding dioxygenase family protein, protein MTDHDKTMEKLICEQAVNSFADAPNARYKQIMQSLVRHLHAFVSEVELTEQEWFEGIGFLTETGHKCDGQVRQEFILLSDTLGVSMLVDAINHRHSATTTETTVFGPFYIEGMPERAFGENMAFTQGETALVRGRVVDTHGNALAGAVLDVWQTAENGMYSGQDSKQPFGNLRGRYRTDADGCFAIRTIVPVCYPIPTDGPVGRMLEAANRHPWRPAHLHFMIEVPGYRKLVTHLFNHDDPYLASDAVFGVKQSLQVIYEDRTRHDEVSAQLGMPLPFKRACYEFVMEAG, encoded by the coding sequence ATGACCGATCACGATAAAACCATGGAAAAACTGATCTGCGAGCAGGCCGTGAACAGCTTCGCCGATGCGCCCAATGCCCGTTACAAACAGATCATGCAAAGCCTGGTCCGGCACCTGCACGCGTTTGTCAGCGAGGTCGAACTGACCGAACAGGAGTGGTTCGAGGGCATCGGTTTCCTGACCGAAACCGGCCACAAGTGCGACGGCCAGGTGCGCCAGGAATTCATTCTGCTGTCGGACACCCTCGGCGTGTCGATGCTGGTCGACGCGATCAATCATCGCCACAGCGCCACGACCACCGAGACCACGGTGTTCGGGCCGTTCTACATCGAAGGCATGCCCGAGCGCGCGTTCGGCGAGAACATGGCCTTCACCCAGGGCGAAACGGCGCTGGTGCGCGGGCGGGTGGTCGATACCCACGGCAATGCCCTGGCCGGTGCGGTGCTGGACGTCTGGCAGACCGCCGAAAACGGCATGTACTCGGGCCAGGACAGCAAACAGCCATTCGGCAACCTGCGCGGTCGTTATCGCACCGACGCCGACGGTTGCTTTGCGATCCGCACGATTGTCCCGGTGTGTTACCCGATCCCGACCGATGGCCCGGTGGGGCGCATGCTCGAGGCCGCCAACCGGCATCCGTGGCGGCCAGCGCACCTGCATTTCATGATCGAGGTGCCGGGGTATCGCAAACTGGTGACCCACCTGTTCAATCACGATGATCCGTACCTGGCGTCCGATGCGGTGTTCGGTGTGAAACAGTCGTTGCAGGTGATCTACGAGGATCGCACCCGTCACGATGAGGTGTCCGCACAGCTGGGCATGCCATTGCCATTCAAGCGGGCCTGTTACGAATTCGTCATGGAGGCGGGGTGA
- a CDS encoding maleylacetate reductase: MNPFVYQSLPTRVVFGWGKLSALAEEIERLGARRALILTTPEQHGLGERVAALLGDRAAGVYPHAVMHVPLEVAQAARVEAARLDADCCVAIGGGSTIGLGKAIAMDSGLPIVAVPTTYAGSEMTPIYGLTENRLKKTGRDPRVLPKTVIYDPQLTLTLPAQISACSGMNAMAHAVEALYAEDANPIIGFMAEESIRSLAQALPGVVKDPNDPDARSHALYGAWLAGICLGSVGMALHHKLCHTLGGTFNLPHAQAHAIVLPHAAHYNREAAAGPLQRAARALGGSEAGEIGGLLYALNQKLGIPLALADIGLPPNGPAQAAQIACASPYYNPRPFEQGPIEALLTRAMLGQAPA; this comes from the coding sequence ATGAACCCTTTTGTTTACCAAAGCCTGCCGACCCGCGTGGTGTTCGGCTGGGGCAAGCTCTCGGCACTGGCCGAAGAGATTGAGCGCCTGGGGGCCCGACGGGCGCTGATTCTTACCACGCCGGAACAGCACGGCCTCGGCGAACGCGTCGCGGCTTTGCTCGGTGATCGCGCGGCGGGTGTGTACCCGCATGCGGTGATGCACGTGCCGCTGGAAGTGGCACAAGCGGCGCGCGTCGAAGCGGCGCGCCTGGATGCCGATTGCTGTGTCGCCATCGGCGGTGGCTCGACCATCGGCCTGGGCAAGGCAATTGCCATGGATTCCGGGCTGCCCATCGTGGCTGTACCGACCACCTACGCCGGCTCGGAGATGACGCCGATCTACGGCCTGACCGAAAATCGCCTGAAGAAAACCGGGCGTGATCCACGGGTGCTGCCGAAAACCGTGATCTATGATCCGCAACTGACTTTAACGCTGCCGGCGCAGATCTCCGCCTGTTCCGGTATGAACGCCATGGCCCACGCGGTGGAAGCGCTGTACGCCGAGGACGCCAACCCGATCATCGGCTTCATGGCCGAGGAATCGATTCGCTCGCTGGCGCAGGCATTGCCGGGGGTGGTCAAGGATCCCAATGATCCCGATGCGCGCAGCCATGCGTTGTATGGCGCGTGGCTGGCCGGCATCTGCCTGGGTTCGGTCGGCATGGCCTTGCACCACAAGCTCTGCCACACCCTGGGCGGCACGTTCAATTTGCCCCACGCCCAGGCCCACGCCATCGTCCTGCCCCATGCCGCGCATTACAACCGCGAAGCCGCCGCAGGGCCCCTGCAGCGCGCGGCGCGTGCGTTGGGTGGAAGCGAGGCGGGCGAGATCGGTGGCTTGTTGTACGCGCTGAACCAGAAACTGGGTATTCCATTGGCGCTGGCCGACATCGGACTGCCGCCAAACGGTCCGGCGCAAGCGGCTCAAATCGCCTGTGCCAGCCCGTATTACAATCCACGGCCGTTCGAACAAGGCCCGATCGAAGCGCTGCTGACCCGCGCCATGCTCGGCCAGGCGCCAGCCTGA
- a CDS encoding aldehyde dehydrogenase family protein, which translates to MQNQLYIDGRFVDAVGGGTIDVVSPHDGSLITRIAAAEAADIDLAVAAAKRAFPAWSALAAAERGRLLLKLADKIEECSEELAQLESLNTGHPIRDSRGLDVPRTAACFRYFGGMADKIEGTVIPVEAGFLNYVQRKPIGVVGQIVPWNFPLMFTSWKMGPALAAGNTIVIKPSEITPLSTLRIVELMSEVGFPKGVVNVVPGYGHTAGQALAEHQDVGKIAFTGSTATGRRIVEASQGNLKRIQLELGGKGANIVFEDANLEAAVNGAAWAIFHNQGQACIAGSRLILHEDIADAFLERFIALAKSIRLGDPMDPETEMGPLTSALHRDRVLAYIDIAIEQGGKILAGGKAPDDQALAKGFYVEPTVVEAKPGDRVCQEEVFGPFVTVVRFSTDEEALAIANSTEYGLGSGLWTQNLSRAHKMADAIHAGMCWINCYKRVSPGSPFGGVGQSGYGREMGFEAIHDYTEARSVWVNVDAKIPPHFKR; encoded by the coding sequence ATGCAAAATCAGCTCTATATCGATGGCCGCTTCGTCGATGCGGTCGGCGGCGGCACCATCGACGTGGTGTCGCCCCATGACGGCTCGTTGATCACCCGCATTGCCGCCGCCGAAGCCGCTGACATCGACCTCGCGGTGGCCGCCGCCAAGCGTGCGTTTCCAGCCTGGTCGGCCCTTGCCGCTGCCGAGCGCGGACGCCTGTTGCTCAAGCTGGCGGACAAAATCGAAGAATGCAGCGAAGAACTGGCGCAGCTGGAATCCTTGAACACCGGGCACCCGATCCGCGATTCCCGTGGCCTCGATGTGCCGCGCACCGCCGCGTGCTTCCGTTACTTCGGCGGCATGGCCGACAAGATCGAAGGCACGGTGATTCCGGTTGAAGCCGGGTTCCTCAATTACGTGCAACGCAAGCCGATCGGCGTGGTCGGGCAGATCGTGCCCTGGAACTTTCCGCTGATGTTCACCAGCTGGAAAATGGGCCCGGCGTTGGCGGCGGGCAACACCATCGTCATCAAGCCCTCGGAAATCACGCCGCTGTCGACCTTGCGCATTGTCGAGCTGATGAGCGAAGTCGGCTTCCCCAAAGGCGTGGTCAACGTGGTGCCGGGTTACGGCCATACCGCGGGCCAGGCTCTGGCCGAGCACCAGGACGTCGGCAAGATTGCCTTTACCGGCTCAACCGCCACCGGTCGACGGATTGTTGAAGCGTCGCAGGGCAACCTCAAGCGTATTCAACTGGAACTGGGCGGAAAGGGTGCGAACATTGTCTTTGAAGACGCCAATCTGGAAGCGGCGGTCAACGGCGCTGCCTGGGCGATCTTCCATAACCAGGGCCAGGCTTGCATCGCCGGTTCGCGGCTGATTCTGCATGAAGACATCGCTGATGCGTTCCTGGAGCGCTTCATCGCCCTGGCCAAGTCCATCCGCCTCGGTGACCCGATGGACCCCGAGACCGAAATGGGCCCGCTGACCTCGGCACTGCACCGCGACCGGGTGCTGGCCTACATCGATATCGCCATCGAACAGGGCGGCAAGATCCTCGCCGGGGGCAAGGCGCCGGACGACCAGGCCCTGGCCAAGGGGTTCTATGTCGAACCCACGGTGGTCGAGGCCAAGCCGGGTGATCGTGTCTGCCAGGAAGAAGTCTTCGGCCCCTTCGTTACCGTCGTGCGCTTCAGTACCGACGAAGAAGCGCTGGCCATCGCCAACAGCACCGAGTACGGGCTGGGCAGCGGCCTGTGGACGCAGAACCTCAGCCGTGCGCACAAAATGGCCGATGCCATTCATGCCGGTATGTGCTGGATCAACTGCTACAAGCGCGTCAGCCCCGGCAGCCCGTTTGGCGGCGTAGGGCAGTCTGGTTACGGCCGGGAAATGGGCTTTGAAGCGATCCACGACTACACCGAAGCGCGTTCGGTGTGGGTCAACGTCGACGCGAAAATCCCCCCGCACTTCAAACGCTGA